One genomic region from Arthrobacter sp. YN encodes:
- a CDS encoding tautomerase family protein, with product MPLVRIDVNAGRSPEALSGISRSIHDAILAEYGIPERDYFHIVTEHSEGQIYAQDAGLGFERTSNVVMIQIFTQEGRSREAKQSLFAAIAARLGEVGVAGEDVFLGYVENTASDWSFGFGRAQYVTGELAVPRK from the coding sequence ATGCCGCTCGTTCGAATTGACGTAAACGCCGGCAGGAGTCCGGAAGCGCTAAGTGGGATCAGCCGAAGCATCCATGACGCGATACTGGCTGAGTACGGCATCCCTGAGCGCGACTACTTTCACATCGTCACGGAGCACTCCGAAGGCCAGATTTACGCCCAGGATGCCGGATTGGGTTTTGAGCGGACTTCAAACGTCGTCATGATCCAAATATTCACCCAGGAGGGGCGGAGTCGGGAAGCAAAGCAGTCCCTTTTCGCGGCAATTGCCGCCCGGCTGGGTGAGGTTGGGGTCGCTGGTGAGGACGTGTTCCTTGGGTATGTCGAAAACACTGCAAGTGACTGGTCCTTTGGCTTTGGCCGCGCCCAGTACGTAACGGGCGAATTGGCGGTTCCGCGAAAGTAG
- a CDS encoding Lrp/AsnC family transcriptional regulator, producing the protein MGHARKAAGSSASGHRGGVALGPLRHGFIDLLEAGVLRREVARSYTPWPVCVWYFMRVPATKVEEVARRLSGLEEVRLVTTTGGTYSIIMSVWLRRVEDMTVLERQLGERLPRAEIMDRSIVLPTPKHMGHQLDPRGKRMR; encoded by the coding sequence ATGGGGCATGCAAGGAAGGCGGCTGGGTCCTCTGCCTCAGGTCACCGTGGTGGCGTCGCCCTTGGGCCGCTCCGTCATGGCTTCATCGATCTCCTTGAGGCAGGGGTTTTGCGTCGGGAAGTTGCCCGTTCCTACACGCCCTGGCCGGTGTGCGTCTGGTACTTCATGCGAGTACCGGCTACCAAGGTGGAAGAGGTGGCGCGAAGATTGTCAGGCTTGGAAGAGGTCCGCCTCGTCACTACCACCGGAGGCACGTACTCCATCATCATGTCCGTATGGCTGCGCAGGGTTGAGGACATGACAGTGCTGGAGCGGCAACTGGGCGAGAGGCTGCCTCGGGCCGAGATCATGGATCGTTCCATCGTTCTGCCCACGCCGAAACACATGGGTCATCAGCTTGACCCCCGCGGCAAGCGCATGAGGTGA
- the iolD gene encoding 3D-(3,5/4)-trihydroxycyclohexane-1,2-dione acylhydrolase (decyclizing), with amino-acid sequence MGTATRRMTVAQAVVEFLSKQYTADSINGMEYRERLIPGTFGIFGHGNVAGVGQALKQYQAADPAIMPYYQGRNEQAQVHQAVGYARHTRRRQTFAISTSIGPGSSNMLTGAALATTNRLPVLLLPSDTFATRAADPVLQQLELPYAYDITVNDAFRPLSRFFDRVSRPEQVFSALHHGLRVLTDPADTGAVTISLPQDVQAEAFDVPEEFLAEREWRIRRPEAEDDDIRRAAEAIRAAKRPLIIAGGGVLYAFANDELAKFAELTGIPVGNTQAGVGVLPWDHKFSLGAIGSTGTTAANAIAAEADLIIGIGTRYEDFTTASRTAFQNPDVKFVNINVAPIDAYKHGTTLPIVADARKALVKLNQALGGYRVGVDLEEKVAAEKKRWNGIVDEAFETRYTPLPAQNEIIGATNKAMDDQDVVICAAGSLPGDLHKMWRVRDPFGYHVEYAYSCMGYEIPGGLGVKRAALAEAAAGGVERDVVVMVGDGSYLMMHTELVTAVAERIKLIVILIQNHGYASIGSLSESLGSQRFGTQYRVLDKEQHSFDAGENLPIDLATNAESLGARVIRIEPGENVIEALGAAIKEAKAAPETGPIVIHVESDPLLDAPGSESWWDVPVSQVSDLESTKQAYKTYTDHKNRQRKLLG; translated from the coding sequence ATGGGTACAGCAACCCGTCGGATGACCGTGGCGCAGGCCGTGGTCGAGTTCCTTTCCAAGCAGTACACCGCGGATTCCATCAATGGCATGGAGTACCGTGAGCGGTTGATTCCCGGCACGTTCGGTATCTTCGGGCACGGAAACGTGGCCGGCGTGGGTCAGGCGCTGAAGCAGTACCAGGCCGCGGACCCTGCGATCATGCCGTACTACCAGGGCCGCAATGAGCAGGCGCAGGTACATCAGGCCGTTGGATACGCCCGGCACACACGCCGTCGCCAGACGTTCGCCATCAGCACCTCCATCGGTCCGGGTTCCTCGAACATGCTGACCGGTGCAGCGTTGGCCACTACCAACCGTCTTCCCGTGCTGCTGTTGCCGAGCGATACGTTTGCGACCCGCGCAGCTGACCCCGTGCTCCAGCAGCTGGAACTCCCGTACGCATATGACATCACGGTCAACGATGCCTTCCGTCCGTTGTCCAGGTTCTTCGACCGGGTCTCCCGTCCTGAGCAGGTGTTTTCAGCGCTCCATCACGGGCTGCGGGTCCTCACGGACCCTGCGGACACCGGCGCGGTAACCATTTCGCTGCCGCAGGATGTCCAGGCCGAGGCCTTCGACGTTCCGGAAGAGTTCCTGGCCGAACGTGAATGGCGGATCCGCCGACCCGAGGCCGAGGATGACGACATCCGCCGCGCCGCGGAGGCCATCCGCGCCGCCAAGCGCCCCCTGATCATTGCCGGCGGTGGCGTTCTCTACGCCTTCGCCAACGACGAGCTCGCCAAGTTCGCTGAGCTCACGGGCATTCCGGTGGGCAACACGCAGGCCGGTGTCGGCGTCCTGCCGTGGGACCACAAGTTCTCCCTCGGCGCCATCGGTTCAACCGGAACGACGGCGGCCAACGCCATCGCAGCCGAGGCGGATCTCATCATTGGAATCGGCACCCGCTACGAGGACTTCACCACCGCGTCCCGCACGGCGTTCCAAAACCCGGACGTAAAGTTCGTCAACATCAATGTCGCCCCTATCGACGCCTACAAGCATGGCACCACGCTTCCGATCGTCGCCGACGCCCGCAAGGCACTGGTCAAGCTCAACCAGGCCTTGGGCGGCTATCGCGTTGGTGTCGACCTTGAAGAGAAGGTGGCAGCAGAGAAGAAGCGCTGGAACGGAATCGTGGACGAGGCGTTTGAGACCCGTTACACGCCGTTGCCGGCACAGAACGAGATCATTGGGGCCACCAACAAGGCCATGGATGACCAAGACGTTGTCATCTGCGCCGCCGGTTCGCTGCCGGGTGATCTGCATAAAATGTGGCGCGTCCGGGACCCGTTCGGATACCACGTGGAATACGCGTACTCCTGCATGGGCTACGAAATTCCCGGCGGTTTGGGCGTCAAGCGCGCAGCGCTGGCCGAAGCCGCCGCTGGCGGCGTCGAGAGGGACGTCGTTGTCATGGTCGGGGACGGCTCCTACCTGATGATGCACACCGAACTGGTCACCGCCGTCGCCGAACGCATCAAGCTGATCGTGATCCTTATCCAGAACCACGGCTACGCCTCCATCGGCTCGCTCTCCGAATCTCTCGGTTCCCAGCGCTTCGGTACGCAGTACCGGGTCCTGGACAAAGAACAGCACAGCTTCGACGCCGGCGAGAACCTTCCCATCGACCTCGCTACCAACGCCGAATCCCTGGGCGCAAGGGTCATCCGGATCGAACCGGGGGAGAACGTCATCGAAGCCCTCGGCGCTGCCATCAAGGAAGCCAAGGCCGCTCCGGAAACCGGGCCGATCGTGATCCACGTCGAGTCCGATCCCTTGTTGGACGCCCCGGGCTCCGAATCCTGGTGGGACGTCCCCGTCTCGCAGGTCTCGGACCTGGAGTCCACCAAGCAGGCCTACAAGACGTACACAGACCACAAGAACCGCCAGCGCAAACTGCTCGGCTAG
- the trpD gene encoding anthranilate phosphoribosyltransferase, with product MTSPASAPAASNTWPGLISALINGDDLAVGNTEWAMNTIMSGEATPAQIAGFLVALRSKGETVEELAGLVQAMVQHANPIGITGEKLDIVGTGGDRLNTVNISTMAALVAAGAGAKVVKHGNRAASSTSGSADVLEAMGVRLDLSIEQVARNAEEAGITFCFAQVFHPSFRHTAVPRRELAVPTAFNFLGPLTNPAHVQASAVGVANVRMAPLVAGVLARRGSRGLVFRGDDGLDELTPTGPSTVWEIRNGTVTEQVFSPTELGIGPSTVADLRGGDAAANAGVVRDILEGKTGPVRDAVLLNAAAGLVSYDLNAEGTLTERMRAAFARAAESVDSGKAADVLAKWTELSRRDL from the coding sequence GTGACTTCTCCGGCATCGGCACCTGCAGCCAGCAATACCTGGCCTGGGCTCATCTCAGCACTGATCAACGGCGACGACCTTGCAGTGGGCAATACAGAGTGGGCCATGAACACCATCATGTCCGGTGAAGCGACTCCTGCGCAGATTGCCGGGTTCCTTGTTGCCCTCCGGTCCAAGGGCGAAACAGTGGAAGAGTTGGCCGGCCTGGTCCAAGCCATGGTCCAGCACGCCAACCCGATCGGGATCACCGGCGAGAAGCTCGACATCGTCGGGACAGGTGGAGACCGGCTCAATACCGTGAACATCTCCACCATGGCCGCGCTCGTTGCTGCCGGCGCCGGCGCCAAGGTGGTCAAGCACGGCAACAGGGCAGCTTCGTCGACTTCCGGTTCGGCAGATGTGTTGGAGGCCATGGGTGTTCGACTGGACCTCTCGATCGAGCAAGTGGCCCGGAACGCTGAAGAGGCAGGAATCACCTTCTGCTTCGCGCAGGTTTTCCACCCTTCATTCCGGCATACGGCTGTACCCCGCCGGGAATTGGCAGTTCCCACCGCCTTCAATTTCCTGGGGCCCTTGACCAACCCGGCTCACGTACAAGCGTCGGCTGTGGGCGTTGCCAATGTCCGGATGGCTCCGCTGGTGGCCGGCGTGCTGGCCCGGCGCGGCAGCCGTGGACTGGTTTTCCGTGGGGACGACGGACTCGATGAGCTGACGCCTACGGGACCATCCACAGTCTGGGAAATTCGGAATGGCACAGTCACCGAGCAGGTGTTTTCTCCCACGGAGCTTGGTATCGGTCCCTCTACGGTGGCGGATCTCCGCGGAGGTGACGCTGCTGCCAACGCGGGAGTTGTCCGCGACATCCTCGAGGGAAAGACGGGCCCGGTGCGGGACGCCGTCCTCCTCAATGCAGCCGCAGGCCTGGTGTCCTATGACCTGAACGCTGAGGGAACCCTGACAGAGCGGATGCGCGCGGCATTCGCCCGGGCGGCCGAGTCCGTGGACTCAGGGAAGGCTGCCGACGTCCTCGCGAAGTGGACGGAACTCAGTCGGAGGGATCTTTAG
- a CDS encoding DUF3054 domain-containing protein — protein MPSPSRLWIPIAIADVLLILVFAAIGRDAHARGDIVSGAFATAWPFLTGAALAWVAARAWRTPLAVWPTGVLVWISAVLVGMLLRGVTGQTVVLPFVIVALITLGIFLLGHRAVAALWLRVSRRRQRRV, from the coding sequence ATGCCTTCACCATCACGACTGTGGATCCCCATAGCCATCGCGGACGTTCTGTTGATTCTTGTCTTCGCAGCCATTGGCAGGGACGCGCACGCCCGCGGAGACATAGTTTCCGGCGCCTTCGCCACGGCGTGGCCTTTCCTGACCGGAGCAGCCCTTGCCTGGGTGGCAGCGCGTGCCTGGCGCACGCCCTTGGCTGTATGGCCAACGGGCGTCCTCGTCTGGATCAGCGCAGTACTGGTGGGAATGCTGCTCCGCGGCGTTACAGGCCAAACGGTGGTCCTGCCATTCGTGATTGTCGCGTTGATCACCCTCGGGATTTTCCTGCTCGGCCACCGGGCCGTAGCCGCACTCTGGCTGCGCGTCTCCCGGAGGCGGCAACGCCGCGTTTGA
- a CDS encoding Cgl0159 family (beta/alpha)8-fold protein produces MSLNDDPRRYEHLSRVRLEDPEAVARAAATRRRHPGLKHGTQNFIVAADHPARGALSVGSQPMAMADRRDLLDRLQIALANPAVDGILASPDIMDDLLLLGALEGKLVFGSMNRGGLAGLVNEFDDRFTGHTAAALEALGADGGKMLTRICLGDPDTVATLEATAKAIDSLAERKLIAMVEPFLSVRDPHGKVRNDLRADAVIKSVGIAEGLGSTSAYTWMKLPVVEEMERVMASTTLPTVLLGGDPAGTQDEIFASWKAALALPGVQGLTVGRTLLYPADGDVAGAVATAASLLNNAAPTAAVSADRGLSDRIPVKVSE; encoded by the coding sequence ATGAGCCTGAATGATGACCCCCGCCGGTACGAGCATTTGAGCCGAGTCCGGTTGGAGGATCCGGAGGCGGTAGCCCGGGCGGCTGCCACCCGGCGCAGGCATCCAGGACTGAAGCACGGCACGCAGAATTTTATTGTGGCAGCTGACCACCCGGCACGCGGTGCGCTGTCCGTCGGTTCGCAACCGATGGCCATGGCTGATCGCAGGGATCTTCTGGATCGGTTGCAGATTGCCCTGGCGAACCCCGCCGTTGATGGCATCCTGGCCTCGCCGGACATCATGGACGACCTCCTGTTGTTGGGTGCCCTGGAAGGCAAGCTCGTCTTCGGTTCCATGAACCGCGGTGGCCTGGCAGGGCTGGTCAACGAGTTCGACGACCGCTTCACCGGTCATACCGCGGCTGCCCTGGAAGCGCTGGGCGCGGATGGCGGAAAAATGCTGACGCGCATCTGTCTGGGCGACCCGGATACTGTGGCCACCCTCGAAGCCACAGCCAAAGCTATTGACTCCCTGGCCGAACGCAAACTCATTGCCATGGTTGAGCCCTTTCTCTCGGTGCGTGATCCGCATGGCAAAGTGCGCAACGACCTCCGCGCGGACGCCGTCATCAAGTCGGTCGGCATCGCCGAAGGCTTGGGTTCGACCAGCGCCTATACCTGGATGAAACTGCCTGTAGTGGAAGAGATGGAACGTGTCATGGCCTCCACCACGCTTCCCACCGTCTTGCTGGGTGGAGACCCTGCCGGGACGCAGGACGAGATCTTCGCCAGCTGGAAGGCCGCGTTGGCACTGCCCGGCGTTCAGGGCCTCACCGTTGGGCGGACACTGCTTTACCCGGCCGACGGCGACGTGGCCGGTGCCGTAGCGACGGCCGCGTCGCTGCTGAACAATGCGGCGCCTACAGCCGCGGTTTCAGCAGATCGAGGCTTGTCGGACCGCATTCCAGTGAAAGTATCGGAGTAG
- the qcrC gene encoding cytochrome bc1 complex diheme cytochrome c subunit produces MKALSQKRRHPLAAIALLLMGLLLTGGLYAVATTVNQAKADTTSYSASDVEEGGKLFAANCATCHGMGASGTQDGPSLVGVGAAAVDFQVGTGRMPMQMSGPQAQQKPAQFNAEQTKQLSAYVASLGAGPAIPEEHLLDGKGDAANGGELFRVNCAMCHNAAAAGGALTRGKFAPALAGVSAEHIYEAMVTGPQNMPVFSDSNVTPEDKRDIITFLKTIEANGSPGGADLGALGPVSEGLFVWVAGLGVIIAFTIWLTSRTS; encoded by the coding sequence GTGAAGGCACTATCGCAGAAGCGACGTCACCCACTGGCAGCCATTGCGCTGCTGTTGATGGGCCTCCTCCTCACTGGTGGGCTGTACGCCGTTGCCACAACTGTCAACCAGGCCAAGGCCGACACCACCAGCTACAGCGCCAGTGACGTAGAAGAAGGCGGCAAGCTCTTTGCCGCCAACTGCGCCACCTGCCACGGCATGGGTGCGTCCGGAACCCAGGACGGCCCCTCGCTGGTCGGCGTGGGTGCTGCAGCTGTTGACTTCCAGGTTGGCACCGGACGTATGCCCATGCAGATGAGCGGACCGCAGGCCCAGCAGAAGCCCGCCCAGTTCAACGCAGAGCAGACCAAGCAGCTGTCCGCTTACGTTGCTTCCCTCGGAGCAGGCCCGGCCATTCCCGAGGAACACCTCCTCGACGGCAAGGGGGATGCCGCCAATGGTGGCGAACTCTTCCGCGTCAACTGCGCCATGTGCCACAACGCAGCCGCTGCCGGCGGTGCACTGACCCGCGGCAAGTTTGCTCCTGCACTGGCCGGCGTCAGCGCAGAGCACATCTACGAGGCCATGGTGACCGGACCGCAGAACATGCCTGTGTTCAGTGATTCCAATGTCACTCCTGAAGACAAGCGCGACATCATCACCTTCCTGAAGACCATCGAAGCCAACGGTTCACCCGGTGGCGCGGACCTGGGAGCACTTGGCCCGGTGTCTGAAGGCCTCTTTGTCTGGGTTGCCGGTTTGGGTGTCATCATCGCATTCACCATCTGGTTGACGTCACGCACGTCCTGA
- the iolC gene encoding 5-dehydro-2-deoxygluconokinase → MTHELLTIGRISVDIYPNDIGVDLEDVTSFGKYLGGSPSNVAVAAARHGRRTGIITRTGDDAFGNYLHRELHKFNVDDSFVLPVKEYPTAVTFCAIKPPEDFPLYFYGRFPTAPDLQIKAEDLDLDAIRDAGIFWSTVTGLCQEPSRSAHIKAHEARPRTGLKEGQFTILDLDYRPMFWTSEEEARGEVAKVLPHVTVAIGNDKECAVAVGEGTPDEQADRLLAAGVEIAVVKLGPDGVMAKTRSERVVSAPVPVETLNGLGAGDSFGGAFCHGLLSGWPLSEVLDYANASGAIVASRLSCADAMPTPDEVTSLLAERGRPVPGAALTASTLAEGAVR, encoded by the coding sequence GTGACCCACGAACTGCTTACGATCGGGCGCATCAGCGTTGATATCTACCCGAACGACATTGGGGTGGACCTGGAGGACGTGACGTCTTTCGGCAAATACCTTGGAGGTTCGCCCTCGAACGTGGCCGTCGCTGCCGCACGTCATGGTCGCCGCACGGGAATCATCACCCGCACCGGTGACGATGCCTTCGGTAACTACCTCCACCGGGAACTGCACAAGTTCAACGTGGACGATTCTTTCGTCTTGCCGGTCAAGGAGTACCCCACGGCCGTGACCTTCTGCGCGATCAAGCCGCCGGAAGACTTCCCTCTGTACTTCTACGGCCGGTTTCCCACCGCCCCCGACCTGCAGATCAAGGCTGAAGACCTCGATCTTGACGCCATCCGGGACGCCGGAATCTTTTGGTCCACCGTCACCGGCCTCTGCCAGGAACCCAGCCGCAGCGCCCATATCAAAGCGCACGAGGCCCGTCCCCGCACCGGACTCAAGGAAGGTCAATTCACCATCCTGGACCTGGACTACCGCCCGATGTTCTGGACTTCTGAAGAGGAAGCCCGTGGAGAGGTTGCGAAAGTTCTCCCGCACGTGACTGTGGCGATTGGCAACGACAAAGAATGCGCTGTTGCCGTGGGGGAGGGAACTCCTGATGAGCAGGCGGACCGCTTGCTCGCCGCCGGCGTCGAAATTGCGGTCGTAAAGCTCGGGCCCGATGGTGTCATGGCCAAGACCCGTAGCGAACGCGTGGTTTCCGCCCCGGTCCCCGTGGAAACTCTCAATGGCCTGGGTGCCGGCGATTCCTTCGGCGGCGCTTTCTGTCACGGTTTATTGTCGGGCTGGCCGCTTTCCGAGGTGCTGGACTACGCCAACGCCTCCGGTGCGATCGTTGCTTCCCGCCTTTCCTGTGCCGATGCAATGCCGACGCCGGATGAGGTCACCTCGCTGCTGGCAGAGCGTGGCCGGCCTGTGCCCGGTGCAGCACTTACGGCGTCCACCCTCGCAGAAGGAGCAGTGCGATGA
- the ctaE gene encoding aa3-type cytochrome oxidase subunit III, protein MTSATHAPSTPAHPTLNRPNLVSVGTVVWLSSELMFFAGLFAMYFTLRSTSGLMWAEETAKLNFPFALVNTIVLVASSFTCQMGVFAAERLEPRRTGRPLQITRWGMSEWFVLTFIMGAFFVAGQTTEYAMLVSEHVSLSSNAYGSAFYMTTGFHGLHVIGGLIAFLFIIGRAFAAKKFGHFEATSAIVTSYYWHFVDVVWIGLFLVIYVLK, encoded by the coding sequence GTGACATCTGCGACCCATGCCCCCAGTACCCCGGCGCACCCGACGCTGAACCGCCCCAACCTGGTTTCTGTTGGAACCGTTGTTTGGCTGTCCAGTGAGTTGATGTTCTTCGCCGGCCTCTTTGCCATGTACTTCACCCTGCGCTCCACATCTGGACTGATGTGGGCCGAGGAGACGGCCAAGCTCAACTTCCCGTTTGCGCTCGTCAACACGATCGTCCTTGTGGCAAGTTCGTTTACTTGCCAGATGGGCGTTTTTGCCGCCGAGCGGCTCGAACCGCGCCGTACCGGCCGCCCGCTCCAAATCACCCGCTGGGGCATGTCTGAATGGTTTGTCCTCACCTTCATCATGGGTGCCTTCTTCGTAGCCGGACAGACCACGGAATACGCCATGCTCGTCTCCGAGCACGTGTCCTTGTCCTCCAACGCCTACGGCTCCGCCTTCTACATGACAACGGGCTTCCACGGCCTGCACGTCATTGGCGGCCTGATCGCCTTCCTGTTCATCATTGGCCGCGCTTTCGCAGCCAAGAAGTTCGGGCACTTTGAAGCGACGTCGGCGATCGTCACCTCGTACTACTGGCACTTTGTCGACGTTGTGTGGATCGGCCTCTTCCTGGTCATCTACGTCCTCAAGTAA
- a CDS encoding CoA-acylating methylmalonate-semialdehyde dehydrogenase, with the protein MSTTTTLTTIHHFINGAETTGEGDRTQPVYNPATGQVSAELRLANEADLNTTVAAARKAADSWGDISLAKRTAVLFKFRELVAAHVDELAELITAEHGKVLSDAKGEIGRGLEVIEFACGIPQLLKGDYSDQVSTGIDVFSFREPLGVVAGITPFNFPVMVPLWMAPMAIATGNAFILKPSERDPSAPMLLAKLWKQAGLPDGVFQVLHGGKETVDGLLTHPDVDGISFVGSTPIAQYVHETATKHGKRVQALGGAKNHAIVMPDADLDNAADHLAAAAFGSAGERCMAISVAVAVGDAADLIVKKVEERALAVKVKNGTEPDAEMGPVITPASKERIVKIVTEAETAGAAMVVDGRDLVVPGHEDGFWVGPTVIDHVKTEMTAYTEEIFGPVLVVVRVADLEEGIRLINSNPYGNGTAIFTSSGANARKFQRSVTVGMVGINVPLPVPVAYHSFGGWKNSLFGDKHIYGPEGVSFYTRGKVITSRWPEPTHASGASYNFPSN; encoded by the coding sequence ATGTCGACGACGACCACACTGACCACCATTCACCACTTCATCAACGGCGCTGAAACCACAGGCGAAGGGGACCGCACCCAGCCGGTCTACAACCCGGCTACCGGCCAGGTTTCGGCTGAACTGCGCCTGGCCAACGAGGCTGACCTGAACACCACCGTTGCAGCGGCCCGCAAGGCGGCGGATTCGTGGGGCGACATTTCCTTGGCCAAGCGCACTGCGGTGTTGTTCAAGTTCCGTGAGCTCGTCGCCGCGCACGTGGACGAACTTGCTGAGCTGATCACCGCCGAACACGGCAAAGTCCTCTCCGACGCGAAGGGTGAGATCGGCCGTGGCCTGGAAGTCATCGAGTTCGCCTGTGGCATCCCGCAGCTGCTCAAGGGCGACTACTCGGACCAGGTCTCCACCGGCATCGATGTCTTCTCCTTCCGCGAACCCCTGGGCGTCGTGGCAGGTATTACCCCGTTCAACTTCCCGGTCATGGTGCCGCTGTGGATGGCACCGATGGCCATCGCCACGGGCAACGCCTTCATCCTCAAGCCCTCCGAGCGTGACCCGTCAGCACCGATGCTCCTGGCCAAGCTCTGGAAGCAGGCCGGCCTTCCCGACGGCGTCTTCCAGGTATTGCACGGCGGCAAGGAAACCGTCGACGGTTTGCTGACCCACCCGGACGTGGACGGAATCTCCTTTGTTGGTTCCACTCCGATCGCCCAGTACGTCCACGAGACCGCTACCAAGCACGGCAAGCGCGTCCAAGCCTTGGGCGGGGCGAAGAACCACGCCATTGTGATGCCCGACGCCGACCTTGACAACGCAGCTGACCACCTCGCTGCTGCTGCTTTCGGCTCCGCGGGGGAGCGCTGCATGGCTATCTCTGTTGCCGTTGCTGTGGGTGACGCTGCGGACCTGATCGTAAAGAAGGTCGAAGAACGCGCCCTGGCCGTGAAGGTCAAGAACGGCACGGAACCCGACGCCGAAATGGGCCCGGTCATTACCCCGGCCTCCAAGGAACGCATCGTCAAGATCGTCACCGAAGCCGAAACCGCAGGCGCGGCCATGGTGGTTGACGGCCGCGACCTGGTGGTCCCAGGCCACGAAGACGGCTTCTGGGTAGGCCCCACGGTGATCGACCACGTCAAGACGGAAATGACCGCCTACACCGAGGAGATCTTCGGCCCCGTCCTGGTCGTGGTCCGTGTGGCCGACCTCGAGGAAGGCATCCGACTGATCAACTCGAACCCGTACGGCAACGGGACGGCGATCTTCACCTCATCGGGTGCGAACGCAAGAAAGTTCCAGCGCTCCGTGACTGTAGGCATGGTCGGCATCAATGTGCCCCTGCCCGTCCCCGTGGCTTACCACTCCTTCGGCGGCTGGAAGAACTCCCTCTTCGGCGACAAGCACATTTACGGCCCCGAGGGCGTCTCCTTCTACACCCGCGGCAAAGTCATCACCTCACGCTGGCCCGAACCCACCCACGCGTCCGGCGCCTCGTACAACTTCCCCTCCAACTAA
- a CDS encoding Lrp/AsnC family transcriptional regulator yields the protein MITAFVLIKTDASRIPETAEQISAIQGISEVYSVTGEWDLIAVARVTKHEELADVIADKLSKVGSVVHTTTHIAFRAYSQHDLDAAFALGFE from the coding sequence GTGATCACCGCTTTCGTCCTGATCAAGACAGATGCCTCACGCATCCCGGAGACCGCAGAACAAATCTCTGCCATCCAGGGCATCAGTGAGGTCTATTCGGTCACGGGCGAATGGGACCTCATTGCGGTAGCCAGGGTGACCAAGCACGAAGAGTTGGCCGACGTCATCGCCGACAAGTTATCCAAGGTGGGTTCCGTGGTTCACACCACTACCCACATTGCCTTCCGGGCCTATTCGCAGCACGACCTTGACGCGGCGTTCGCGCTCGGCTTCGAGTAA
- a CDS encoding VOC family protein, with the protein MQKISTCLWFDGQAAEAAEFYTSIFDESSIGQIMPGPDGQALTVEFEIDGRHFIGLNGGPAHKFNEAVSLMVNCGSQEEVDRYWDALLAGGEESMCGWLKDRFGLSWQIVPTAMSALLGGPDSEGSRRAMEAMMQMRKLDINILQKAYDGG; encoded by the coding sequence ATGCAGAAGATTTCCACCTGTTTATGGTTCGACGGCCAGGCGGCCGAGGCGGCAGAGTTCTACACATCAATTTTTGATGAATCCTCCATAGGACAAATCATGCCTGGACCCGATGGCCAAGCCCTCACCGTTGAGTTCGAGATTGATGGCCGGCACTTTATCGGCCTCAATGGTGGACCGGCCCACAAGTTCAATGAGGCCGTCTCCCTGATGGTGAACTGCGGTTCCCAGGAGGAGGTGGACCGTTACTGGGATGCTCTCCTCGCCGGGGGAGAAGAGAGCATGTGCGGGTGGCTGAAGGACAGGTTTGGCTTGTCGTGGCAGATCGTCCCCACGGCCATGTCCGCCCTTTTAGGTGGCCCGGATTCCGAGGGGTCGCGGCGTGCCATGGAGGCCATGATGCAGATGCGGAAACTGGACATCAACATCCTGCAAAAGGCGTACGACGGCGGTTGA
- a CDS encoding VOC family protein, translated as MTTRLNPYISFRDNARDAITFYESVFGGELNISTFGDYQASEDPAEAGKVMHAMLEAPGGLTLMAADTPNGMPYNPGDNISVSLSGEAWDENELRGFWNKLVDGGTVTVPLETAPWGDTFGMCVDRFGIGWLVNIAGAQQGNRAAE; from the coding sequence ATGACAACCCGTCTCAACCCTTACATCTCATTCCGGGACAACGCCCGTGATGCCATCACCTTTTATGAATCTGTTTTTGGTGGCGAACTGAATATCAGCACTTTTGGCGACTACCAGGCGAGCGAGGACCCGGCGGAGGCCGGCAAGGTCATGCATGCAATGCTGGAAGCGCCGGGTGGATTGACGCTTATGGCTGCTGACACCCCCAACGGCATGCCGTACAACCCCGGCGACAACATATCTGTCTCGCTCAGCGGCGAAGCGTGGGACGAAAATGAACTCCGTGGTTTCTGGAACAAGCTGGTGGACGGCGGTACCGTCACGGTGCCGCTGGAAACGGCACCTTGGGGCGACACCTTCGGAATGTGCGTCGACAGGTTCGGCATCGGGTGGCTGGTGAACATCGCCGGCGCGCAACAGGGGAACCGGGCCGCCGAGTAG